A DNA window from Plasmodium brasilianum strain Bolivian I chromosome 12, whole genome shotgun sequence contains the following coding sequences:
- a CDS encoding cytochrome c oxidase assembly protein COX11: MVKGLMNNEDYGKMSVIKIFFSILSSRRRNKLKNNMLVIEKKEKIETPYIYLSISAFMFGLSFAFVPLYQLICQSTGYGGEIRKKLDISSLMNKKVNNKNRLIEVNFTSQSNMPWVFEPEQKSIIVKPGETVLAFYKAKNLLNKPIIGIALYHVLPDEAGLYFNKIQCFCFEEQMLNANEEIDLPVLFFIDPDILNDSRLKNLEKITLSYIFFESDSEIPEEYQHLSRVIATKKKADFQVM, encoded by the exons ATGGTTAAAGGTTTAA TGAATAATGAAGATTATGGAAAAATGAGTGtaatcaaaattttttttagtatattaAGCAGTAGAAGAAGAAATAAGTTGAAGAATAATATGTTAGTaatagaaaagaaagaaaaaatagaaactccttatatatatttatccatATCTGCATTTATGTTTGGTTTATCCTTTGCTTTTGTTCCATTGTATCAACTTATTTGCCAGTCAACTGGATATGGAGGagaaatacgaaaaaaattagatattAGTAgtttaatgaataaaaaagtaaataataagaatagaTTAATTGAAGTTAACTTTACAAGCCAGTCTAATATGCCATGGGTATTCGAACCAGAgcaaaaaagtattattgtGAAACCTGGTGAAACAGTATTAGCATTTTATAAAGCTAAAAATCTGCTAAACAAACCTATAATAGGAATAGCACTATATCATGTACTGCCGGACGAAGCAggcttatattttaataaaattcaatGCTTTTGTTTTGAAGAACAAATGTTAAATGCAAATGAAGAAATTGATTTACctgttctattttttattgatcctgatattttaaatgattctagattaaaaaatttagaaaaaattacgttatcatatatattttttgagtCTGATTCAGAAATTCCAGAGGAATATCAACATCTTTCAAGAGTAATTGcaacaaagaaaaaagcaGATTTTCAAGTTATGTGA